Proteins from a genomic interval of Rattus rattus isolate New Zealand unplaced genomic scaffold, Rrattus_CSIRO_v1 PGA_scaffold_48, whole genome shotgun sequence:
- the LOC116889675 gene encoding translation initiation factor IF-2-like yields MKIKKKSSSTLFDLVEAVAHKNNLPVDTVSHLLAQALKTAFLKEYPDNVIDVVVNLKGSQIELNTSKPKVGDLVYKEVDLSTFDTKITTNIQIFFKKLTENEEIKDENLDYISIDDAKFFGSNKISDRIFRMHFKKSDDVLKDYFGDKFTEQTESKDQESDILEDYIHLLDVDQKDLISKTPVVTIMGHVDHGKTTLLDKIRGSNVTEGEFGGITQHIGAYQISKNGRSITFIDTPGHQAFTKLRARGAKVTDIVVIVIAADDGINRQTIEAIQHALLAKVKIIVFINKIDKGTKNVPNLKNSLMEHNIVLEEFGGDVIAVSGSALRGDGIDELLDTILLVSDMADIKTTNKDPAVGTIIESRMERGLGATATVLLGRGKIKGGDHLIMKSSICKVKSITDTNGKPIKELEQSVPAKISGFKGIPDAGDRFISFRDLNESKAKEMLQKLQEIERKKEITILEKPKGIEDLNFLIKCDVSGSMDAIKNVSHDMGIPVIYEGIGTVTDSDLQLAVASGSMIINFNQKIPNDISTKAKDMGITIKNYMSIYQIEEDIVQIIESKRIIEYMEERLGRAEVVKLWHHSKVGTIAGCKVISGTISKTDKIKVIRGDEILVSSTIKSFKTEDYEIKECSENQECGIVVNNWNNIKPGDIIEAFRMVEKEDKS; encoded by the exons atgaaaatcaagaaaaaaagttCCAGCACTCTGTTTGACCTGGTGGAGGCAGTTGCACACAAGAACAATCTACCTGTAGACACCGTCTCCCACCTTTTGGCTCAGGCTCTTAAAACCGCCTTCCTGAAAGAGTACCCCGACAACGTGATAGATGTGGTCGTGAATCTTAAAGGAAGTCAAATTGAGCT GAACACATCCAAACCCAAGGTGGGTGATTTAGTTTACAAAGAAGTGGACCTATCAACCTTCGACACCAAGATAACCACCAACATACAGATATTCTTCAAGAAGTTAACCGAAAACGAG gaaatcaaAGACGAAAATCTCGACTACATTTCCATAGACGATGCCAAATTCTTCGGAAGCAACAAGATATCCGACAGAATTTTTCGAATGCACTTTAAAAAATCCGATGATGTACTTAAAGACTACTTTGGAGACA AATTCACCGAACAAACCGAAAGTAAGGACCAGGAATCGGATATCCTTGAGGACTACATCCACCTACTTGATGTGGACCAGAAAGATCTCATTTCCAAAACTCCAGTAGTCACCATCATGGGTCACGTAGACCACGGAAAAACCACCCTTCTGGACAAAATAAGAGGCAGTAATGTAACCGAAGGAGAATTCGGAGGAATCACACAACACATAGGTGCCTACCAGATATCAAAGAACGGAAGATCCATAACCTTCATAGATACTCCAGGTCATCAGGCCTTCACCAAATTAAGGGCCAGAGGTGCAAAGGTTACGGACATAGTTGTAATAGTGATAGCGGCCGATGACGGAATAAATCGTCAAACCATAGAGGCCATACAACATGCTCTCCTGGCCAAAGTAAAGATCATAGTATTCATCAACAAGATCGATAAAGGAACCAAGAATGTTCCAAACCTAAAGAACTCCCTAATGGAACACAACATAGTCCTTGAGGAATTCGGTGGGGACGTAATTGCCGTAAGTGGTTCAGCTCTCAGAGGAGATGGGATAGATGAACTTTTGGACACCATTCTTTTGGTCTCGGACATGGCAGACATAAAGACAACCAACAAGGATCCTGCGGTGGGGACCATAATAGAAAGCAGAATGGAGCGAGGTTTGGGTGCAACAGCCACAGTTCTTCTTGGAAGAGGGAAGATAAAGGGTGGAGACCACCTAATCATGAAATCATCCATATGCAAAGTCAAATCCATAACCGACACCAATGGTAAACCCATAAAAGAACTGGAGCAGTCGGTCCCAGCCAAAATATCCGGCTTCAAGGGAATACCCGATGCAGGTGACAGATTCATCTCCTTCCGAGACCTTAACGAATCCAAAGCAAAAGAGATGCTACAAAAACTacaggaaatagaaagaaagaaagaaataacaattcTGGAGAAACCCAAAGGAATAGAGGATCTGAACTTCCTAATTAAGTGCGATGTAAGTGGATCAATGGACGCCATAAAGAACGTCTCCCACGATATGGGGATTCCTGTTATTTATGAAGGAATAGGAACCGTAACCGACTCTGATCTCCAGCTAGCTGTGGCTTCTGGATCCATGATCATAAATTTCAATCAAAAGATACCGAACGATATCTCCACGAAAGCCAAAGATATGGGTATCACCATTAAGAACTACATGAGCATCTATCAGATAGAGGAAGACATAGTACAAATCATAGAAAGCAAGAGAATCATCGAATACATGGAGGAACGTTTAGGAAGGGCAGAGGTGGTGAAGCTTTGGCACCACTCAAAAGTGGGTACCATCGCCGGATGCAAGGTCATATCCGGAACAATATCCAAGACCGACAAGATAAAGGTAATAAGGGGAGATGAAATTTTGGTTTCCTCCACAATCAAGTCCTTCAAGACCGAAGACTACGAAATCAAAGAATGTTCCGAAAACCAAGAGTGTGGTATTGTGGTGAACAACTGGAACAACATTAAACCAGGCGACATAATAGAGGCCTTTAGAATGGTGGAAAAGGAAGATAAGAGCTAG